The window TAGAGAACACTATTAAAAATAGTAATAAGAAAAATAGTGTAACCTTAAAAATAAACAATATCTCGATAGACATAGATCCTAAATTAACAGTTTATAAGAATGCCTCTAAATATTATGATCTAGCTAAGGAATATTCTGAAAAGACAAAGAAAGCGAGAGAAGTCCTAGAAGAATTAAGGAAAAAACTTTCAGAATTACAATTTAAAATAGACGAAAGGAAAGAAGAGATAAGAATATCGCTTAGGAAAAAGGAGTGGTATGAAAAATATCATTGGGGTATGACAAGAAATGGTCATATTGTTATTGCAGGAAGAGACTCAGATCAGAACGAGAGCATAGTTAGAAAACTACTTGATGAAAAGGATATTTTTCTTCATGCCGATATTCAAGGTGCAGCTGCTACGGTGTTAAAAGCAAATTCAGGACAAGTATCTGAAGACGATATATTAGACGCTGCATATATAGCTGCGTGTTATTCTAGAGCTTGGAAGACAGGTTTAGGTAGTGTAGATGTTTTCTGGGTTTATGGTAATCAAGTTAGTAAGTCTCCCCCTAGTGGTGAATATTTGGCTAAAGGCTCTTTTATGATCTATGGAAGAAAGAATTTCATAAAAAATGTGAAACTTGAATTAGCAATTGGTATAATGAATCAGAACGACGAAGTAGGTCTCCTTTATGGTAGTGTGTACAGTGTAGAAACAAGGACTAAAAACTATGTTGTAATAGGACCTGGAGATGAGGATTTAGAAGAGATATCTGAAAAGATATTGAGGTATCTATCACAATCGAGTGGAGTTAAGGGGCTTAGAATTTTAAAAGAAGAAATTATAAGGCAATTGCCTGGAAAATCTAGGTTAATTTCAAGAAAGACATAAAGCTATTCGATTTGATAAAAATATAGTTAAGAAATGCCTAATCTCACTTTAGCGGAAAGAGTATCATTAATAGGACCTATGGACTATAGGCTTCTCAAGTTTCTATACGAGAAAACTGCAACTCATGACTGGATAAAATTAAGTCAAATCTCAGATGAGTTGGGGATAAGTAAGAGAGAAACTTTGTCTTCCCTATATAAACTATATGATTTAAGGCTCGTATCAAAAGAGTCGGTTCTAGGTGAAAATGCATATAAAATAACATTCACAGGTCTTAATGTAATTTCGACCAAGAATTTGTACGTAAATAAAATTCTAAATAAATTAGGAATTATGATAGGAACAGGGAAGGAAAGTGAAGTTTATATTGGCTATAATTTTGACGGGGATCCTATCATAGTCAAGTATCATAAACTTGGAAGAAGTTATAGAAATTATAAAAAATATAGAGAAGATACAGATTCTAGTTGGATAAGAAGGGCTGTACATAACGCAGAAAAAGAATATAACGCTTTGAAATGTGTTAAAAGTAATTATGGGCAAGTGCCCTCTCCCTTAGGATCTTCACTTAATGCTATAGCTATGGAATATATTTATGGAAAAGAGTTGTATAAAATCGAGATTTCGGATCCAGAGAATGCTTTAAATGACATTCTGTCCACTGTGAGGATAGCGTATAAGGAGTGTAATATTATACATGGAGATTTAAGTGAATATAACATTTTATATTCTCTCGATAACGACAGATCTTACGTTATTGATTGGCCTCAAAGTACAAATATACAGAATGAGGAGATCTTACTTAGGGATATAACCAATATCCTTTATTATTTCTCAAAGAAATATAATATAATAAAGGGAGTGCAAGAAACCTTAAACTATGTTAAGGGGTAGTTATGAAAATTATAGGTGTAGATATTGAAGCTGGGAGTAGTCCTCTTTCATCTAGGCTTCCCCTTTATGCAATTGTAGTATTAAATGACAAAGGCGAAATTGAGTATAAGCAAGAAGGGATAAACATAGGAAAACTACTAAGACTAGTTTGGGAAATAAGACCTTCCAAAATAGCGTTAGATAATATTTATGAATTAGCTCCGAATGAGAGAAAATTAATTAAGATTATATCAATGTTGCCTGATAATGTAGAGTTAGTTCAGGTAACGTATATAGAAGGAGAATTCAAAGACCTAAGGGAAATTCTAAGAAGTTTAGGTATAGAGGTTCAAGGTAAACTAAATCCGATCAAGACTGCTTATTATAATGCGTTACTAGCCTTTAAAAATGTAGGTACTGCAATCTCCCTAAGGGAAAGTAAGACTAAAATTATCGTATCAAGAGGTAGAGCCATAGGACCAGGGGGGATGAGTAGTAATAGATACAAAAGGAATTTAAGGGGACTAGTTCTACGAGCTACAAAAAAGATTAAAGAAGAATTGAATAAACATGGTTTTGATTATGATTACGTTGTAAAAAGAAGTAAAATGGGAATTGAAAGAGCTGTATTTATAGTATATGCTCCGAGAGAGAGTCTATACGGTATAGTAAAGAAAATGAGGGGCCATGATCTTAAGGTAGAAATTAAATCGATATACAAAAACAAGATTGAGTTTAAGGATAGTAAAAGGCTACTGAAACCTGTAATAGTAGGTGTGGATCCAGGAATAGAAGTTGGAATATCAATTATCGATATTTATTCAAATCCTATCTATTTAGATAGCAAAAGAAATATAGACAGAGAGGAAATAATAGAAATAATAAAAAAATACGGAAAACCAGTTCTTATAGCTACTGATGTAAATCCGGCTTCAGATACGGTGAAAAAGATCTCAGCACAACTGAGATGCAGATTATTTATCCCTCAAAATTCTTTAAGTATTGATGAAAAAACAGAATTAGTTTCCAGATTTTCGGAGAATCATGGAATTAAAATAAATGATCCTCACGTTAGAGACTCTTTAGCAGCAGCGCTCAAAGCATATCATGAAGTGTCTCAAAAATTAAGGCAAGCGGAAGGAATTCTGAGAAGAATGGACTTAGATATCGAGGAGCACGAGATCTTAGAGTGTATAATAAAAGGTAGTACAATAAATGAGTGTATAGAGAATGAAATAGAGAAAGAGATCGGGAAATCTGATGAAGAGATCAAAATAGTTCAAGATAAAAACAGTACTCAAACAGTTCCTGATACTTATGTGAAAGCTGAAGAATTGATGGAATATAAAAAAGAAATAGAAAGATTAAAACGCAGAATAAGGGAACTTGTATTCCAAAATAGTATATTACAGCATAAGTTAGACGAAATTAGGGTTGAATTTAACGCAGAAGTTGAACGTGATAGAAAAATCTATGAACTAAAGTTAGAAATTCAGAATATGCAAAAAGTTATTGAAAATCTAAATTTTGCTATAGTAAATAAACAGAAGATGATAGAAAATATGGCTGAAATACTTGATAAGGTTATCAAAAATGAGTATATAGTCCTTAAGAAGGATAATTTTCCCATATATATGAGATTGCTGAACAAGAAAATTTTCTTATTTGATGAGCAGATTTCAGATGATATGATAAAGTATGTAGGAGACGACTATATAATAATTCCAGAATCTTTACTTAAAGACTTGAATATTTTATATAGGGAAAGACTTAGCCAAGAGTCGTCTAAAATAGATCTTAAGAAACTAATAGATAATTATAGAAAGTCTAGGTTAAAATAGCATTGTTTTACTTTCAAGTATTAGTTCTGATAATTTTGTCACAGAGCTTAACAGTTCATCTGTTATTCCTTCTACTTCTCTTTTGATTTCGGTAGTAATGTTTTCAGCTGCAAGTTGGACATTTGCTATTAGTGGATCATTTATAGGTCTACCAATTTGTCCTAATATTTCAACTTGTACTCCGTTTATTCCTTTAACATCCTTATGTACTTTTTGTGCTATAAGATTCGCCAATACATTATACAATTTTCCTACATGATTTACTGGATTCTTACCCGCTGTGGCTTCAAGAGACATTGGTCTCATTGGTGTTATCAGACCTGTAGCTCTATTTCCACGTCCTGTCATACCGTCATCTCCATGTTCAGCAGAAGTTCCTGTCACAGTTAAGTATACGATCCCTTTATCAATCTTGTCACCTGTGTTAATATTTACCTTTACACTGTATTCAGGAGCAAGCTTTGATGCAAGATCTAGTATTTTCTGTTTAGCCTCCTCTTTTACCTGTAAATAATGATTTAAGTCATCTATTAATTGACTAATTGTAGCCATAGCTACAGTTAACTCTATTTCCTTGCCTTTTCTTAGTCCCATCACTTTTATATCTTCGCCTATCTCAGGTATTTTAGATCTTATCTCTTTGGAATTTAACAATCTTTCAGTGCTTAAAACCAAATTTTCAAGTGTTGAATAAGGTGCAAATCCAACTCCAAAGCTCGTATCATTAGAAAGTGGAACTTGCTTGTTAGCCTCGAATAGTCCCACCAAATCAGTCGAACCCTTACCTATTTTATAATCAACAACTACATGCTTTTCCACATCAAGATATCTGAAATTCTCCTTTATCCAGTCCTTTACACTTTCAATTATAATTGTTCCGATAGGTATATTTTCAACTCCACTAGGTGTCTTAACCTCTGTTGTAGCTCTTCCAGATACAATTACGTAAATCGGTTGAACCACATCTCCTCCTTTATATTTAGGAGTTGCTTGTCCTCCTACTACTAGTGTTTTGTCCAAGTTGTGGTGTAATATTGTACCAAATGCTTTTAGATAATAAAGAGATAGTTTCCTACTAGCTTCCTCAGATGCCGAGTCAGCAATATAATCTGGGTGTCCTACTCCTTTTCTTTCTGCTAATTCAACTTCTAATTTATCAGGATTAGCCCAGTGACTTTGTTGTACATTTATATTTTTTGTCATTAGGACTCCTCTTCTCATGAGTTTATTATAAAATTATTTTTCCTTACCCATTATTGATTCATAGTCTATGCTTATAAATAGAATGTTACTTCCCCTAATAAGTACCCTTCCATATTTGGCAACTGGATCGCTAGTTCCTTCCCTATATTCAGTACAGTCCTTTAATACTAAGTTCATTGTTCCATCGCTTTGTTC is drawn from Sulfolobus acidocaldarius SUSAZ and contains these coding sequences:
- a CDS encoding RIO-like serine/threonine protein kinase fused to N-terminal HTH domain, producing the protein MPNLTLAERVSLIGPMDYRLLKFLYEKTATHDWIKLSQISDELGISKRETLSSLYKLYDLRLVSKESVLGENAYKITFTGLNVISTKNLYVNKILNKLGIMIGTGKESEVYIGYNFDGDPIIVKYHKLGRSYRNYKKYREDTDSSWIRRAVHNAEKEYNALKCVKSNYGQVPSPLGSSLNAIAMEYIYGKELYKIEISDPENALNDILSTVRIAYKECNIIHGDLSEYNILYSLDNDRSYVIDWPQSTNIQNEEILLRDITNILYYFSKKYNIIKGVQETLNYVKG
- a CDS encoding S-adenosylmethionine synthetase (catalyzes the formation of S-adenosylmethionine from methionine and ATP), with product MTKNINVQQSHWANPDKLEVELAERKGVGHPDYIADSASEEASRKLSLYYLKAFGTILHHNLDKTLVVGGQATPKYKGGDVVQPIYVIVSGRATTEVKTPSGVENIPIGTIIIESVKDWIKENFRYLDVEKHVVVDYKIGKGSTDLVGLFEANKQVPLSNDTSFGVGFAPYSTLENLVLSTERLLNSKEIRSKIPEIGEDIKVMGLRKGKEIELTVAMATISQLIDDLNHYLQVKEEAKQKILDLASKLAPEYSVKVNINTGDKIDKGIVYLTVTGTSAEHGDDGMTGRGNRATGLITPMRPMSLEATAGKNPVNHVGKLYNVLANLIAQKVHKDVKGINGVQVEILGQIGRPINDPLIANVQLAAENITTEIKREVEGITDELLSSVTKLSELILESKTMLF
- a CDS encoding Sm ribonucleo is translated as MQAKIENPLKSLKTALNKIVLVKLKNGEEYVGRLEQSDGTMNLVLKDCTEYREGTSDPVAKYGRVLIRGSNILFISIDYESIMGKEK